In Paralichthys olivaceus isolate ysfri-2021 chromosome 1, ASM2471397v2, whole genome shotgun sequence, the following are encoded in one genomic region:
- the fgf7 gene encoding fibroblast growth factor 7 — MHKWMLTWNLQNPFSGLYLHAIFLLGSVRVVYSDCTPEQLAAIMNCSKQERHIRNYDYMEGGDVRIRQLFSRTQWFLTIDDRGNINGTQDPTDCYSILEIRTVSEGGVLAIKGVKSQLFISMNKAGVLQGKDTYNENCNFKEVFLENYFNAYSSVKWTKNGKEMFIALSQKGRPMRGKKTRREHIASHFIPMKCREEERRVD; from the exons ATGCACAAATGGATGCTGACATGGAACCTTCAAAATCCGTTCTCGGGACTGTACTTGCATGCAATCTTCCTGTTGGGCAGCGTGCGTGTGGTCTACAGTGACTGCACTCCAGAGCAACTTGCTGCCATCATGAACTGCTCCAAACAGGAGCGCCACATCAGGAACTACGACTAcatggagggaggagatgtgCGGATCCGTCAGCTATTCAGCCGCACACAGTGGTTCCTGACAATCGACGACAGAGGCAACATCAATGGGACTCAAGATCCCACCGACTGCTACA GTATCCTGGAGATCAGGACCGTGTCCGAGGGGGGTGTACTGGCCATCAAAGGTGTGAAGAGTCAGCTCTTTATTTCCATGAACAAGGCTGGAGTGCTGCAAGGCAAG GATACGTACAATGAAAACTGCAACTTCAAAGAGGTCTTCCTAGAAAACTACTTCAACGCTTACTCCTCTGTAAAGTGGACTAAAAACGGCAAAGAAATGTTCATAGCGCTGTCTCAGAAGGGAAGGCCGATGCGAGGGAAGAAGACGAGGAGGGAGCACATAGCATCTCACTTCATCCCGATGAaatgcagggaggaggagaggagggtggacTGA
- the dtwd1 gene encoding tRNA-uridine aminocarboxypropyltransferase 1 isoform X1: MSSLDPDQHLQLGCRDKTTVSSDSSDTHESAKQPLHGLKLASHAVLEKAQQRGRLKCSKCGGSRMFFCYTCCSLLGVSLQEIPLIKLPVKIDIIKHPNETDGKSTAIHAKILAPSDVTIYTYPCIPEYETDKVVLVFPGPGAVSVQDMMQCLRDRSDSGSHDFDEPSIKRLKSEEVQGATHTAESAETPDEAERSESRVYPLQRVVFIDSTWNQTNKISTDERLQDLLRVELRTRKTCFWRHQKGKPDTYLSTIEAIYYFLRDFHEHCFAREYNGEYDNLLFFYSYLHSVVNKAKISAGKC, from the exons ATGAGCAGCCTGGATCCCGACCAGCATCTCCAGCTTGGTTGCCGTGACAAAACAACAGTCTCCAGCGATTCATCAGACACTCATGAGTCAGCCAAGCAGCCTCTCCACGGTCTAAAATTGGCATCACATGCAGTGCTGGAGAAAGCACAGCAGAGGGGCAGGTTGAAATGCTCTAAATGTGGAGGTTCAAGGATGTTTTTCTGCTACACATGCTGCTCGTTACTGGGTGTCAGCCTGCAAGAAATCCCCTTAATCAAG CTTCCAGTGAAGATAGACATCATCAAGCATCCAAATGAGACAGATGGCAAGAGCACGGCCATCCACGCCAAGATCCTCGCTCCGAGTGACGTCACCATATACACTTACCCCTGCATACCTGAGTATGAGACGGACAAG GTGGTGTTGGTGTTCCCTGGTCCAGGGGCTGTCTCGGTTCAAGACATGATGCAGTGTTTGCGTGACAGGTCTGACAGCGGGTCACATGACTTCGATGAACCCAGCATAAAGAGGCTGAAAAGTGAGGAAGTTCAAGGCgccacacacactgcagagagcGCGGAGACCCCAGATGAAGCAGAGCGCTCAGAGTCAAGGGTGTATCCCCTACAGAGGGTGGTCTTCATTGACAGCACGTGGAACCAGACCAACAAGATCAGCACAGATGAGAGACTGCAAG ATTTGCTCCGGGTCGAGCTCAGGACGAGGAAAACATGTTTCTGGCGCCATCAGAAAGGCAAACCAGACACCTACCTGTCTACTATTGAGGCTATTTATTATTTCCTCAGGGACTTCCATGAGCATTGCTTTGCCCGGGAGTATAACGGAGAATATGACAATCTTCTCTTCTTCTACTCCTACTTGCACTCAGTTGTCAACAAAGCCAAGATTTCTGCTGGAAAGTGCTGA
- the dtwd1 gene encoding tRNA-uridine aminocarboxypropyltransferase 1 isoform X2 translates to MSSLDPDQHLQLGCRDKTTVSSDSSDTHESAKQPLHGLKLASHAVLEKAQQRGRLKCSKCGGSRMFFCYTCCSLLGVSLQEIPLIKLPVKIDIIKHPNETDGKSTAIHAKILAPSDVTIYTYPCIPEYETDKVVLVFPGPGAVSVQDMMQCLRDRSDSGSHDFDEPSIKRLKSEEVQGATHTAESAETPDEAERSESRVYPLQRVVFIDSTWNQTNKISTDERLQDLLRVELRTRKTCFWRHQKVVNKAKISAGKC, encoded by the exons ATGAGCAGCCTGGATCCCGACCAGCATCTCCAGCTTGGTTGCCGTGACAAAACAACAGTCTCCAGCGATTCATCAGACACTCATGAGTCAGCCAAGCAGCCTCTCCACGGTCTAAAATTGGCATCACATGCAGTGCTGGAGAAAGCACAGCAGAGGGGCAGGTTGAAATGCTCTAAATGTGGAGGTTCAAGGATGTTTTTCTGCTACACATGCTGCTCGTTACTGGGTGTCAGCCTGCAAGAAATCCCCTTAATCAAG CTTCCAGTGAAGATAGACATCATCAAGCATCCAAATGAGACAGATGGCAAGAGCACGGCCATCCACGCCAAGATCCTCGCTCCGAGTGACGTCACCATATACACTTACCCCTGCATACCTGAGTATGAGACGGACAAG GTGGTGTTGGTGTTCCCTGGTCCAGGGGCTGTCTCGGTTCAAGACATGATGCAGTGTTTGCGTGACAGGTCTGACAGCGGGTCACATGACTTCGATGAACCCAGCATAAAGAGGCTGAAAAGTGAGGAAGTTCAAGGCgccacacacactgcagagagcGCGGAGACCCCAGATGAAGCAGAGCGCTCAGAGTCAAGGGTGTATCCCCTACAGAGGGTGGTCTTCATTGACAGCACGTGGAACCAGACCAACAAGATCAGCACAGATGAGAGACTGCAAG ATTTGCTCCGGGTCGAGCTCAGGACGAGGAAAACATGTTTCTGGCGCCATCAGAAAG TTGTCAACAAAGCCAAGATTTCTGCTGGAAAGTGCTGA